The region CAACCCAGGAAGCAAACGAGAATATTTCATGGATCCGGGTGGTTCTCTTTGTGTCTGTAACCCGATCAAATTTCCCTCACATATTAATGAACATTCGTGTGATGAGATGGCTCTTAAATCACAGGAGATATCACGTCCGTGTTGGCAGTGCCCTCTTCAACTGCATTTTTATGATGAGCATGATATTAaacatctttcaaaaaaaaaaaaaaaaagctacaaacCCAAAAGCACAAGTTCcactgaaaaaagtgaatttaccattaatgcataattttgagcaaaaaaaaatgtattaagtgAAACATAAATTCCAAAGACACCCTTGGCCATGAAGAAACTGAAATGATAACATGGCATAATGTTTAATCAcacctgtggtttttttttttgtttttattttttgcaaagtaGTTTTAGAGCTTTGGCAACTTCTCATCGCGTGAACCAGAGATAAATCATTCGAGCTCTTTTTCGGAAACGAAGACggaacagaaaacaagaagaAGCGGGTACACCTCCGTACGCGTTTTGGCGCTACTACACGTCACCGCGAAGACGAGCGAacggaccggggggggggggtggactagACTAACGTCATGCCTAACcgcttatcccccccccctccccgacggCCACGGCGGTCTCAGGTGTACATCATCTCCGCCATGTGGGACATTTTCTTGGGGATGTACAGGTAGTACTCCATGTAGCCCGACAGGTCCTCGATGGTGATGTCGTCCACGTAGGCGCGGGCCTGCTCCGAGCAGGAGCGCGGCGACCCCGCCTGAGTCCGGCGGCGCGGCGAGGCCCGGGCCGGGTCGCCGGGGGCGACCAGGTTGCGCTCGCACTCGGAGATGACGTCCCGCAGGCCGGTGAAGGAGTACACCTCCACGCCCTCCCAGCCCCCGCAGCGGCGGCACCGCGGGGAGGCCCCGGCGACCTCGCACCCGCACGCCTCCGCCCGGCTCTCCTGCAGCCGTGACAGCGACCGGAAGTCCGCGTGCAGGgctccgcccgccgccgcccccgcccccgcctccgccccccctgccGCCGACCGctcggggagggggaggaggaggagcggggccCGTCCCGCCCGCGCGGGGCTCTCCGCGCCGCCCCCCTCGTCGTCGTCGGACGGGGGTCTGAGGAGGACCTCGGGGGAGGCGGCCCCGCCCCGGAGCTGTGGGGCGCGGGGCTCGTACCCCGGCGCCCCGAACACGGGCGAGGCGTGGCCCGAGGACAGCAGCTCTTTTTTGGCGGGGACCCCCAGGCCCGCGCCGGGGGCGTCGCCCTCCCCCAGGCTCTTGTGCTTCAGGTGGCCGGGCGGGGGGGACATCTTGGGGCTGCAGTAGGTGAATTTTGGAGGGTGGAGGATGGGAGACTTTGATCTTCTCCGCCTCTGGCTCCTCACAGTTCCTCTGGAAGTCTTACGCACacatctgtcattttaaaaataaaacactgacgTCACTGTCAAAGTTGTAAAATTACCTCTCCCTTCAGTTGCATCAGATTGGAAGTtccgttatttatttttgagacaacCTAACCTCCCTGTGACTACTGCTCACAGTGGCGAACGTGTTAATGCAACTGTTTTACGCCTGGCAAATTCTTCCAAGTTTTTTCTATCCAACTTTAATGGCGTGAAGCCAATCTTATCtcaaaatcacatttacatGGCTTTGTGGTCCTTTTTCTCCAGCAGTCTCAGATAAGATGGACTACACTACAATACAATCTCTACGGCCTACTGCcatttgaggggaaaaaaaaaaaagacctcagCGCCAACAATTGCGCCGGACCGTGCCCAAAACGTACCCGTGCCAGTTCTCCTTGGGACAGGCCCCTTTGGACTTGCCTCCCTCGGTCTTCTGGGCCAGAGCCTCGCAGATCCGCGCCGCGGCCCTGGGGCTGTAAAACAGGTTCAGATGACATCAGCGCACGAGCGACCGTCGCgtgacactcacactcataatCAAACAGTGCCCAGGATGTGCCAATATTCCGACCCAGCGGCACAGAGAAACCCCAGGTGCACGCATATTACACACATCCTGTGTGCCCAACCAATGTTTTCACACAGAGGACGGTCAGCCCAACACATGACCAGCAGACAGCCAATAAACAGCCAgagaactatccctttaaacaAACACGAGAATGTCATAACAAGGGTAACAATACcgaaatgcaaataaacaaatagtgTAGCGTAAACAGTATCATACAGTATAAATGGCAGCCTGTAAATTATAATCTGAACGCTTACTGGcaactgacattttcatttcacattttcattataaacaAACAGTTTTAGTATGAAcagttatactttttttttgccccataTTGGTGTGACTTTGGACTGTATAAATGCGATAAGTGCATGAACAGTGTGCTGTTTCTGGTCTTAAAGTGCTCGTGTCAAGTTAGATTTTAGCCTTACTGCATTCTGATTCGACAGGAGTGCCCTATGAAATTTCCTTTGATGAAGCCATTGTGGCCTTGCcctaaaaataatgaaattcaaGGCCTGCAGTAGCATTAAACATTAACTTGGCAAAACTCAGACCATCCATTTACGTGTACAGCATTATGTAAGACCATTTGAGGCCCGTTTTTTAATAACGCGCGGAGTACTTCGCAAATATGATA is a window of Anguilla anguilla isolate fAngAng1 chromosome 13, fAngAng1.pri, whole genome shotgun sequence DNA encoding:
- the oser1 gene encoding oxidative stress-responsive serine-rich protein 1, which gives rise to MASEVKDCEEETLQTAFKKLRVDAESPRAAARICEALAQKTEGGKSKGACPKENWHGCVRKTSRGTVRSQRRRRSKSPILHPPKFTYCSPKMSPPPGHLKHKSLGEGDAPGAGLGVPAKKELLSSGHASPVFGAPGYEPRAPQLRGGAASPEVLLRPPSDDDEGGGAESPARAGRAPLLLLPLPERSAAGGAEAGAGAAAGGALHADFRSLSRLQESRAEACGCEVAGASPRCRRCGGWEGVEVYSFTGLRDVISECERNLVAPGDPARASPRRRTQAGSPRSCSEQARAYVDDITIEDLSGYMEYYLYIPKKMSHMAEMMYT